GTTCCGAGACTCTCAAAAATCTTGTTCTTGGTGGCATTGGAAGTATTACTGCTGTTGACGGTTCTAAAGTAGAAAATGGAGACCTTGGAAATAATTTTATGGGTATGTTTTCGGCTGCACagatctttttttttccacaacTTTTTGAGTGCATTCTATTGGCATTTTCTTACCTTTTAATGTATGTGCTGTATTCAGTCAGTGAGTCGAGTCTTGGACAGTCGAAGGCAAAATGTGTCTGTGCTTTTCTGCAGGAACTTAATGATGCTGTGAAAGCTAAATTTATTGAAGAGCATCCTGTGACTTTAATCGAGACCAACCCTTCATTTTTTTCTCAGTTTACCTTGGTTGTAGCCACACAGGTAAGTCATTCATAGGTCAACTTACATACATTTTTTAACAGACTACAGCTTAAATGACTCAGCATAGAAGATGTGATATATGATTTATCTGTATTATTTGTTCCATAATCAATGTGATGGTGTACATTGTGCATCCATTGAATTAAAAGAGGAGTGGATGCTGTTCATATATCAACTACGATGACCAAATTTATATTGTTGTTTTTATCGGCAAGCTTATATTTAATAACTATAGTTTACAAGTAAACGCTAATCTTGCTAAGAATTTTGAAGAGCAATGTCATAAGCTAATAGAACAGCTCTTTTATCTGCCTTTGCTTTGCTCATAAGTTGAATATAGAATAGATACCTTTACCTCGGTCTACCAAAAAAACTTGTTTCTGGAATTGataatttttaattgtttaaacTGTCAAAAGAATTTCCTCAGAGAAGTCATGATTTACTTAACGCTTTCTTTTGATTCATTAAACACATATGAATCTTGCTACGTCTTTTATGCtataattttatgtttcttCAACTTTGGATTCTAAATTTCAGCTGGTGGAAGATTCCATGGTGAAGCTAGACCGCATTTGTCGTGATGCAAATGTTATGCTAGTATTTGCACGCTCATATGGCCTCAGTGGGTTTGTTCGAACCAGCGTGAAGGTAGGTCTGAAttgtatttaaatattatttttcttctaTCATTTGGCCAATACGGAACTTAATCTCTCTACAAGCTTACATGAATACCACAATTTGTTTCTCACATGTATCTTATTATTTAAGCTTATCTGTTTTGTGTAGGAACATGCAGTGATAGAGTCAAAGCCTGATCATTTTCTTGATGATCTCCGGTTGAATAATCCATGGCCTGAACTTAAAAAGTAGTTTTTCTTTCCCAGTATATTCACTTTTAGTAATTTTGTATATCAGAAATTGATTGTTATTATCATTCTTAGGTTCACTGAGAACATCGATTTGGATACATCTGATCATGTAGCCCATAAACATACTCCGTACATCTTAATTCTTGTCAAGATGGCACAAGAATGGGCTAAAGTCCATGGTGGAAAGCTTCCATCAACCagagaagagaaaagagaatTTAAGGTTTACACTTGATTACCCTGTAGTTTTTTCTTAAGAATCTATGTTTGTCAGTATTCTAAGGTGATCACCTTGGATATTTTAGGAACTATTAAAAGCAAAAATGATTGCAGCTGATGAAGACAATTATACAGAAGCTATTGAGGCCTCATTTAAAGTGTTTGCCCCTCTAGGAATTAGTAAGTAGACGTTATTGTTTTAGTATGAAGTTCTTTATCATTTGATGCAATAGGAGTTTCATATATGCTATACTAATATTTACTCGTCATAATGCTTGACGAAAGTATATGGAAATTGGAGTATTGGCAGGAAGGCCCGCTATAATTTGTTTTCTAGGTCGATattagttttagtataataagtaaataaactTCATAGATATGTTTTAAATGGCCTAAAAGGTCTTCATGACTACTCttcacattaattaaaaaaatttattaatgaaaagttTTCCACTCTATATAACCCAGGTTCAAGTTTGAAACGTATACTTCATGATCCATGTGCTGACGTTGAATCTGGTTCATCAGATTTTTGGGTGATGGTAGCCGCATTGAAGGTAGTTTGACTTTCATTTTTGTAGTATCTGAAATTGTCTCCATGTCAACAACTTCAGTGTCTATATTTGTTAATTGCAGGAGTTCATTGCTAATGAAGGTGGCGGTGAAGTCCCTCTTGAGGGATCAATACCGGATATGACATCTTCTACCGAGTGAGTGACCAATGTTTCTTTTGACATTCTGCTGTTATATTAGGAGGTGCCAATTTCgactcatttacttatgaatgggttcaTTTGGATTTGTTTTGTTATCCATAACGCGTAATTCAAACAAATTAGCACTTAAGGAAACAGGTAACATGGGTCAAACATGTCAAACGGGTCAAGCGCCTTTCAAAGTGTGATGATGCACAAAATCTTTTGAATTGTTGAATCAAAAATTAGATTATACTTGAAGTTGTATAATTTTCTAATCACATTCGTCTCTCtaagtatatataatgttatTGGACAAAAAATGTCTTGCTTCAACCAGCCCTGAGGCTTGTTGGTTAAACTCATACTTAAATTATGTGGTGTGCGCTCTGAGTACCAaaatggtacatgggaccagagggttcccacccatttaccctttttttatatTCAACCTGCCGTAGCCGACCATTTGCCACCTCCAGTTATTTTTACACATGGTCTTTTTGTTTCTGAACTGGATGATGTATAACAAGAATGTATATCTCCAATTTCTGTTACAGGCTATATGTGAACCTTCAGAAACTTTATCAGGCTAAGGCCGAGGCTGATTTTCTTTTGGTTGAGCAACGTGTTAGAGATATTTTGAAAAACATCGGTAGAGATCCATATAGCATCTCAAAATCAGTAATAAAAAGCTTCTGTAAGAATGCCAGAAAGCTCACAGTAAGTTCCCTCAATGATATATCATCAAGTTACAACTATCTTTTACTTGGTTctaacaatatattttatataccaACTTTCCTATCTTTGTTATATCGTACATATAAATCACTTTATTTTCTAGGTATGCAGATTTAAGCTCATTGAGGAAGAGTTCAATTCTCCTAATTTGCCTGAGATGCAAAAGTATCTTACTGATGAGGAGTACAGGTATATACAGTCGAAATCTAGTTTATTGTATTTCACTAAGCATAGggggaaaaagaaaacaaaaatattcagcTCAAGTTTATTTTTAGGGtcaaaaactatactaatacACTCTTTGTTCTTGTCAATGGCAGTGTGGCTGTGGGATTTTATATTCTACTTCGAGCTGTTGATCGATTTTACGCCAACTATAATACTTTTCCTGGCCAGTTTGATGGGTaagattttaaacttttaatctcACCCTTAAAGGCCtaagtataaatattatattgtttaacTCTTGTACGTGCTGAGCAGTGCATTGGACGAGGATATATCGAGATTAAAAACTACAGCAGTAAGCCTTCTTAGTGATTTGGGCTGCAATGGCTCCACCTTGACAGAAGACCTTATCAATGAGATGTGCCGATATGGTGCTGCTGAACTCCATGCAGTTGCTGCTTATATTGGTGGAGTTGCGTCACAGGAAGTGATCAAGGTCAAACTGCTATATTTCATcttaatcttatatatatacatacacacgcATATATGTCTTATACTTGTAACGTTTTTGTATATCGTATTTTCCAAATTTACAACTAATACTCTGTCCATGTAAGGAAATATgacattttcttattttcaacATTTTAGGGGAGttagattaaataacttttcgTTTTTGTTAGAGATAGGAAAGTGGCTGAACTGGGTAATGGGTTAATTCTAGTATGGTTAACAGGGTATGTGTTGTTTTGAGTGTGTTAAATATTTATGATTATATAGAGTGTTAAATATGATTACCGAAACTATTTTTTTCAGTGTTATAAGGGTTATGGTCGATATATTCAGCACATATAAAAGTGTTGTGCATTTGTACCTGGAAGTTTGTCTTTACTTTTAGTGATAGTTGTGTTTTATGTACAACATCACTTTTATGCATGTCTGAATATACTCGCTCTGAATAGGAAAATCCTTACTTAAATTGTCTGATC
The Erigeron canadensis isolate Cc75 chromosome 2, C_canadensis_v1, whole genome shotgun sequence DNA segment above includes these coding regions:
- the LOC122587324 gene encoding NEDD8-activating enzyme E1 regulatory subunit AXR1-like encodes the protein MAEPKTKYDRQLRIWGEQGQAALEKASICLLNCGPTGSETLKNLVLGGIGSITAVDGSKVENGDLGNNFMVSESSLGQSKAKCVCAFLQELNDAVKAKFIEEHPVTLIETNPSFFSQFTLVVATQLVEDSMVKLDRICRDANVMLVFARSYGLSGFVRTSVKEHAVIESKPDHFLDDLRLNNPWPELKKFTENIDLDTSDHVAHKHTPYILILVKMAQEWAKVHGGKLPSTREEKREFKELLKAKMIAADEDNYTEAIEASFKVFAPLGISSSLKRILHDPCADVESGSSDFWVMVAALKEFIANEGGGEVPLEGSIPDMTSSTELYVNLQKLYQAKAEADFLLVEQRVRDILKNIGRDPYSISKSVIKSFCKNARKLTVCRFKLIEEEFNSPNLPEMQKYLTDEEYSVAVGFYILLRAVDRFYANYNTFPGQFDGALDEDISRLKTTAVSLLSDLGCNGSTLTEDLINEMCRYGAAELHAVAAYIGGVASQEVIKLITRQFVPMTGTFIFNGIDHKSQLLSL